CGCTCGCCGCGAGTGCTCGTGAGCACCAGTTGGCACTCCAGCGCGAGCAGCACCGGCAAGCTGTCGCCAATGGGGGACCCCGTGCCCAGGTTGCCACCGAGTGTCGCGCCGTTACGGATCAACCGGGAGGCGAATTGGGCAAAGAGCTCGGCCAGCAACGGCACTCGGCCATCGAGGCGTCGTTCGATCTCCGACAGCGTGAGAGCGGCACCGATCTCGACGAAGTCTTCGCCCTCACGCAGCTCGCGCAGTTCGGCCAGACGGTCGATGGCGACCAGCACGGGGGAGCGCGCCATCAACAGATTGGCAGCGACTCCCCAGTCGGTGGAGCCGGCGACGAGTAGCGTGCCGGGACCGCTGGTCAGCAGCTCCAGCGCCTCGGCCAGATCGGCCGGGCGGATGAACTCGTGGACCCCATCGCTGACGCGGGTCGGCACGGCCGCCGGGGCGGGCTTGGACCGGCGCTGGGCCAACGGGTCCTCGGCGGGAGGCCGACCCAGCGCGTACGCAGCGTCCCTGATGGGCCGGTAGCCGGTGCAGCGGCACAGGTTGCCCGACAGTGCATGCAGGTCGAAACCGTTGGGACCGTGCTCGTGATCGGTCTCACCATGATCGGAGGCATCGAGCCCGCTGCTGTCAGCAGGTGCGCGGTCTGACCGGTAGTACTCCGAGGCCATGCTGCACACGAATCCAGGCGTGCAGTAGCCGCATTGCGAACCGCCGCGGTGCGCCATCTCCTCCTGCACCGGGTGCAGGTTGCCGGGCGATCCGAGGCCTTCGGCGGTGATGACCTCCTGACCGTTGTAGCCGACGGCGGGCGGCAGGCAGGCGTTGACGGCGACCCATGACGACCCGTCGCCGGTTGTGTCGTCGGGGCGGGAGACCAGCACCGAGCAGGCGCCGCACTCACCCTCTGCGCAGCCCTCCTTGGCACCCGTCAGGCCCTGCCCACGTAGATAGTCCAGCAGGCTCATATAGGAGGGGGTGTCGGCGAGCGAACGCATCGCGCCGTTGACCGTGATCTGGGGACTCGGAGTATCCGAGGTGATGCGGGTGTTGCTTGATGTCCCTGAAGAGGCGGTGATCGTCATCGCGTCGACTCCTTGTTGCATAGTCGCGAAAGCTGCGCCCCTGCTGGGGGCGGCATGGTTCGACGGCAATGCCTCGGCCTGGTTGTCCATGCAGAACAAGCCGATCGGTGATATGAGTTTAAGCACATCACCGGCATGCCGGGCGCCGAGTCGCGGGTGCATCTGTGCGGCGCATCCCACGACTCGGCGGGTTTTTTCAGAGGTTCCGAAGCGCCCGGGCCGATGCGATCGGGTTCGCATCTGCGACCAGGTGATCGAAGCGGTAACCGGCGATCTTGGCGATCTCGACCAGGGCGATGTTGTGCTCCTGGATCGAGGAGTTACGAAGTCGCGCCTCACCGTGCTTGATGATGTCGTCGAAGCCGCCCTCATCACGCACGCAGACCACCATCGGGAAGCCGAACTGAGCTTCGTAACTATTGGTGAGTTGGTCGAGTTTTTTCTGGTCCTCTTCGGCCAGATGGGTCAATCCGCGGGTGCCCTGATCCTGCATCGACTCCATCCCAGCGGTGTCCATCTGCCCCAGACGGGGGTATGCCCGGATCAGTTCGCTCTGCTCGTCGCCCGTCGCAGCGAACAATGCCTCTTGGAAGGCTGAGCGTAGATCGGCGGTGTCCTGGAAGGGTCGCTGGCCGAAGGCCCGCTGGGCCATCCACGACGGACCCTGGAACAGGCCACCGAAGGACTGGACGAAGTCCGCCTCGGTCATGGCATTCACATCATCCAACCGAATGGTCTTACCCGACTGGTCGGAGATGATCGGCTGCAGGCCGCCGCCCACGTGGTAGAAGACCATGTAGAGCACGAAGGCAGTGATGCTGCCGATGGTGATACCGCTACCGAGCAGCACTTGAGCATCCTGCGGCAGGGCCTTGGCCACGTCGGGCTGTGCGGTGACGAACCCGGCGAGACCGACACTCGTCGCCACGATGATGGTGTTGCGCTGATCGTTGAAGTCGACCTTGGTCAACGTCTGGAAGCCGACGACTGCGACGGTGGAGAACATTGCAAGACCTGCGCCACCCAGGACCGGGGAGGGGATGCCCGCTGCGATCGCCGCGGCCTTGGGGATCAGCCCCAAGATGATCATGAACACGCCGGCAGCCGCCACAACGTAGCGACTCTTGACACGAGTCAGTCGCACGAGGCCGACGTTCTCGGCAAAGCAGGTGTAGGGGAAGGAGTTCAGGACGCCACCGATGAGAGTGGCCAGACCGTCGGCGCGTAGTGCCTTCGACACATCCTCGCCGCCGACCCGCTTCTCGACGATCTCTGCCGTGGCGAAGACGTCACCGGTCGTTTCCACGGCGGTGATCAGCATCACGATGACCATCGCGATGATCGCACCGAGCGCGAATTTCGGTGCGCCGAAGTAGAACGGAGTGGTCACCCCGATGACCTCGGCCTTGGCCACGCCGCCGAAGTTCGCGTCCCCGAGCGCCCACGCGATCAGGGTGCCGACAACCAGGCCGATCAACACGGCAACGGTCGCGATGAAGCCGCGGAAGAGACGCTGGAGCAGCACGATGAAGAGCACAGTGCCCAGCGCGTAGAGCAGATATTTCCCGTTGCCCGGGTCAGCCTTGCCGTCCGGGCCGCGCACGGCGTCGCCGGCTGCGACGGGTAGCAGCGACAGGCCGATGATCGTGATGACCGATCCGGTGACCACCGGTGGGAAGAAGCGGACGAGCTTGCCGAAGAACGGGGCTATCAGGAAGGTGAAGACACCGGCGACGATCGTCGCGCCATAGATATACAGCAGACCATCGGTGCCACCACCGTTACTCGTACCGATCAGGATCATCGGGCCGACGGCGGTGAAGGTCACGCCCTGCAGCAGCGGCAGCTTGACGCCGACCTTCCAGAATCCGATGGACTGGATCAGGCTGGCGATCCCGCAGGTGAACAGGTCGGCATTGATCAGGTGGATCAACTGTTCGGTGCTCAGCTTGAGAGCGCCTGCGAGCAGGATCGGGACGATCACTGCGCCGGCATAGAACGCCAGCACGTGCTGGATGCCGTAGATGGCCAGCCGCGGTACCGGCAGAAGTTCGTCGACCGGATGGACGGGGGGTTTGGACTTGGGTGCCGCAGTCGCGGTCATCGGTGCTCCTAGGTTCAGCCTGCATTCCGACATACGCAATATGAATTCCGTATGTCGGAATGTTAGGGAGTGACTCGGGTCACGTCAAGAGGTTGGAGATATCGGGTATATCTGGCCTGAGACGTACTGATGTGCACGACGAATAGCGTTGTAACGCTGCGACATTCGCGCTTCGTATGGGACGATGATGAATAGTTTGTGGATGTTGTTTTTGCCCAGAACGACGCCGCCGGCACTATGAGAGGTGCCGGCGGCGTCGGGTCCGAGACGGGGTGGGTCAGCTCCAGGCTTGGCCGGGCTCGTAGGAGCCGGTCATGTCCACATCGGCGGAGCGTTGGATGGTGGCCTCGATCAGGCCGTACGGCCGGTCGGCCGCGTAGAGGACCTCGTTGTCGTTCTCGAGACCGAACGGCGACAGGTCGACCAGGAAGTGGTGCTTGTTCGGGGCGCTCATCCGGATCTCGGCGACTCCGGGCTCTGCGTCCAGTACCTTCTGACCCATCTCCCAGATGGTGTGCTGCAGCGCATAGCTGTAGGCGGCGCCGAAGGTGGTGGTCATCGCGTCGACGACATTGGCGAACGAACCGTTCCAGTCCGCGTTCTCGTTCGAGGTGTGCGCCCACTGGGCGGTGACGGCGGTCGCCATCACGCGGTCATTGGTCGGCTGCAGGGTCGTGTACTTGTCCTGGTAGAAGCCGTGGAATTCCGAATCCGTGGTCTTCAGGACGACGTAGTCCTTCAGGCCGCTGACCACCGTGGCCGCCTCGTCACCATGGCGGCGGACGGTGACGGTGCGGATGTAGTCGTTGATGCGGCGGAAGCCGTGGTTCTCTTCGCCGATTCGCGCCCAGGTGAAGGCCTCGACGTTGATCTTGACGGAGGAGACCTGCGGGACATCATCGACGAAGTGGTTGGCGAGGGCGAGGGCGAAGGACTCCGGCGCGCGGACGGCCTCACCGGCCTCCTTGGCGAACGCGTTGACGGTGTTCTTGCAGGCATCGGTCGTGAGGACCTTGGCCTGGTCGCCGGTGATGTGCGCATCGTCGAAGTCACCCGAGAGGGAGACGCTCACGTTGTAGTCGACCATGTCGTGACGACCTTCACGGGTGTCCCGGAAGACCCTGACGACGTGGACTTCAGCCTTGCCGTACTGGTTGTGACCCAACACATATGACATGTGATTCAGCTCCCTCTATAGGTGGAAAATGCGAACGGACTGAGCAGGACCGGGACGTGGTAATGCCGCTCGTCGGCGACCACGAAGGTGATGGTGACTTCCGGGTAGAACGCTGCGACACCCTGTGCGGCGAAGTAGTCGCCGGTGCCGAAGGTGATGCGGTAGGTGCCCGGTGCGAGCGCGTCGGCGGCGACGCGTGAGATGCGGCCGTCGTCGTCCGTGACGCCCGAGCCGATGCTGGTCCAGCCAGCACCGTCAGTGGCCTTCGCGAAGGCTTCGACGGGAATACCGGCTGCGGGGGTGCCGCTGACGGCATCCAGCACGTGGGTGGACAAGGTGCTCATCGGAGCATCGCCTCCAGGCGTAGGTGGGTGATCTGACGAAGTTGTTCGGTGACCTCACGCAGTTCTGCGTGCTCGTCGTTGTCCATCCGACGTACGAGCTCGGTGAGGATCTCCTGCGGCTGGCGGCCGGCGGCCCGAATGAGGAATACGCGGTCGAAGCGCTGTTCGTAATCGGCGTTGCCGGTGAGCAGGTCGCGGCGTACTTGGTCGTCGGCGTCGCCCATCGCCGCCTGCTCGGAGCGGGAGAACGACGCGGACTCCGATGAACCCTGCACTTTTTCACCGATGCGGGGGTGGTCGCCCAGGGCGGCGGCGATGTCTGCGGCATCCAGGTGGGCAAACGCGGCGTCCGCGGCTACGAGTGCGGCGTCGCGGTCGGCATACGGGCGACCGTCGGTGACCCGGGTCACCCACCCCGGTGCTGCACAGCAGGCCCGCAGCAGCTCAGCAGCCTGCTGCGCCGAAAGCGCGTCGAACGCTTCGGTCGTGATCGGGAGGTCGGCGGTCACTGTTCCTCTTTCGCCTGATCGTCATACTTTCATGATGCGGAAGATGTATTCCACAATGAGAAATATGACAGGAATCACAGCCCCGGTCAAGGGGGTACTGCGATATATGTGAATCAGGCTGAGGCGCTGTCCAGTTCGCGACCCAACTGGGCGGCTACCTCCTGCAGGAACGGTATTGCACGCTTGCGGACCTCGCTGGTCATCCGGGCGGCCGGGGATGACATAGAGATGGACATCAGCGCGGTCTTGCTGGGAATCGCAACAGCTATGCAGGTCACGCCGAGCTCCATCTCGCCTTCCTCGATGGCAAACCCGACCTTGCGGATACGGGCGAGTTCGGTCAGCATCGCGGCCGGATCGGTAATGGTCCGCTCCGTCATCGCAGGCATGCCCGTGCGGTGCAGAATGTGCACCACGTCGGCGTCGGGCAACTGGGCGAGCATGGCTTTTCCGGCGGCGCGGCAATGCGGCAGTACCCGCCGACCGATGTCCGTGAACATTCGCATCGCGTGCGGGGAGGGCACTTGGCCGACGTACACCAGTTGATCGTTGTCGAGGGTCGCGAGGTTGGCGGTCTCGCCGAACTCGCGCACGATGCGGCCCAGTTCCGGTGCACTACGCGAGCCGAAAGCGATCAGGGCCGTCGCGCCGAGCGGAATCAGTCGCGAGCCCAGGGCATACCGTCGATCCGGTAACTGGCGTAGGTAGCCGCGATCAGCCATCGTGCGCACAATGCGGTGGATTGTCGGCATCGGCAGGCCGGACACCGCGCTCATCTCGACCAGAGCCATCTCACCACCTGCAGCATCGATCGCCTCCAGGATGTCCAGGGCGCGCCCCACAGAT
This portion of the Dermatophilaceae bacterium Sec6.4 genome encodes:
- the uraH gene encoding hydroxyisourate hydrolase encodes the protein MSTLSTHVLDAVSGTPAAGIPVEAFAKATDGAGWTSIGSGVTDDDGRISRVAADALAPGTYRITFGTGDYFAAQGVAAFYPEVTITFVVADERHYHVPVLLSPFAFSTYRGS
- the uraD gene encoding 2-oxo-4-hydroxy-4-carboxy-5-ureidoimidazoline decarboxylase, with protein sequence MTATAAPKSKPPVHPVDELLPVPRLAIYGIQHVLAFYAGAVIVPILLAGALKLSTEQLIHLINADLFTCGIASLIQSIGFWKVGVKLPLLQGVTFTAVGPMILIGTSNGGGTDGLLYIYGATIVAGVFTFLIAPFFGKLVRFFPPVVTGSVITIIGLSLLPVAAGDAVRGPDGKADPGNGKYLLYALGTVLFIVLLQRLFRGFIATVAVLIGLVVGTLIAWALGDANFGGVAKAEVIGVTTPFYFGAPKFALGAIIAMVIVMLITAVETTGDVFATAEIVEKRVGGEDVSKALRADGLATLIGGVLNSFPYTCFAENVGLVRLTRVKSRYVVAAAGVFMIILGLIPKAAAIAAGIPSPVLGGAGLAMFSTVAVVGFQTLTKVDFNDQRNTIIVATSVGLAGFVTAQPDVAKALPQDAQVLLGSGITIGSITAFVLYMVFYHVGGGLQPIISDQSGKTIRLDDVNAMTEADFVQSFGGLFQGPSWMAQRAFGQRPFQDTADLRSAFQEALFAATGDEQSELIRAYPRLGQMDTAGMESMQDQGTRGLTHLAEEDQKKLDQLTNSYEAQFGFPMVVCVRDEGGFDDIIKHGEARLRNSSIQEHNIALVEIAKIAGYRFDHLVADANPIASARALRNL
- the uraD gene encoding 2-oxo-4-hydroxy-4-carboxy-5-ureidoimidazoline decarboxylase, translated to MTADLPITTEAFDALSAQQAAELLRACCAAPGWVTRVTDGRPYADRDAALVAADAAFAHLDAADIAAALGDHPRIGEKVQGSSESASFSRSEQAAMGDADDQVRRDLLTGNADYEQRFDRVFLIRAAGRQPQEILTELVRRMDNDEHAELREVTEQLRQITHLRLEAMLR
- a CDS encoding FAD binding domain-containing protein, translated to MRSLADTPSYMSLLDYLRGQGLTGAKEGCAEGECGACSVLVSRPDDTTGDGSSWVAVNACLPPAVGYNGQEVITAEGLGSPGNLHPVQEEMAHRGGSQCGYCTPGFVCSMASEYYRSDRAPADSSGLDASDHGETDHEHGPNGFDLHALSGNLCRCTGYRPIRDAAYALGRPPAEDPLAQRRSKPAPAAVPTRVSDGVHEFIRPADLAEALELLTSGPGTLLVAGSTDWGVAANLLMARSPVLVAIDRLAELRELREGEDFVEIGAALTLSEIERRLDGRVPLLAELFAQFASRLIRNGATLGGNLGTGSPIGDSLPVLLALECQLVLTSTRGERVVDLADYFTGYRQTIRDADELIRSVRVPLPLGRHTAFHKIAKRRFDDISSVAVAIAMDIEDGVVRRARIGLGGVAATPLRALDTEAALEGKPWTLATAQSAARVLGATGTPMDDHRASSRYRAAMLRTALLKFHSQTAVQEVGA
- a CDS encoding IclR family transcriptional regulator; its protein translation is MADSPRTGGVQSVGRALDILEAIDAAGGEMALVEMSAVSGLPMPTIHRIVRTMADRGYLRQLPDRRYALGSRLIPLGATALIAFGSRSAPELGRIVREFGETANLATLDNDQLVYVGQVPSPHAMRMFTDIGRRVLPHCRAAGKAMLAQLPDADVVHILHRTGMPAMTERTITDPAAMLTELARIRKVGFAIEEGEMELGVTCIAVAIPSKTALMSISMSSPAARMTSEVRKRAIPFLQEVAAQLGRELDSASA
- the pucL gene encoding urate oxidase, whose amino-acid sequence is MSYVLGHNQYGKAEVHVVRVFRDTREGRHDMVDYNVSVSLSGDFDDAHITGDQAKVLTTDACKNTVNAFAKEAGEAVRAPESFALALANHFVDDVPQVSSVKINVEAFTWARIGEENHGFRRINDYIRTVTVRRHGDEAATVVSGLKDYVVLKTTDSEFHGFYQDKYTTLQPTNDRVMATAVTAQWAHTSNENADWNGSFANVVDAMTTTFGAAYSYALQHTIWEMGQKVLDAEPGVAEIRMSAPNKHHFLVDLSPFGLENDNEVLYAADRPYGLIEATIQRSADVDMTGSYEPGQAWS